A stretch of DNA from Anaerobranca californiensis DSM 14826:
CATGCTAAAATAATATTTAGACTACAAAAAAATTAGGGAGTGGAGTTAATGTCTGAAAGCTACCTTAGCATGATAAAAAAAATGTCCCCTAACTTAAGGTGTTATTTTTTCGCTTCATTTTTTGCTTATTTAGGTCTAGGGGCAGGCAATGTCTTAGTTAATCTTTTTTTAATGGAAAAAGGGTATGGGGAAAATGTCGTAGGGATTTTTTTAGCTATCAAACTATTTACAACGGGAATCCTTGCTTTACCATCGGGAATTATATGTAATAAAATGGGGTATAAATGGAGTCTAAAAAAAGGTTTATTTTTTATAGGTATAGGAATATTACTTCTCACCTATTTTGATGGCCTAGTAGCTGTATATCTAAGTAGTTTTTTGTGGGGTTTGGGCTTATCGGTATTTGCAGTTTCTGCCCCTCCCTTTATTCAAGATAATGCAGAAATGAAATACCGCCAGCAGGCCTTTAGCATTAACTTTTCAGTAATGATGTTTTCAAATATGATGGGTAATTATATTTCCGGGAAAATGGCTGAAATACTCCCCTTTGAAATACTAAAAAATTATCGGGTAACCCTTACTATTTTTGCCCTTTCCACCTTTATAGGGATAATATTTTTAATTAATATAAAGGAAAAAGTAAAGGGTGAAAAATCCTTTAATTTTAAAAATCACTTAATAGGAATAACATCCCTTGTTAAAAAAGATAATAATATTGTTAGACTATTGATTTGCCATGGTATAATTGGTATGGGGGCAGGTTTAATAGTTCCATTACTTAATGTATTTTTAAAAAATAATGTCGGTGCCACTACTTCCCAAATTGGGACTATTATGTCTATATCCCAAACTACTACTGCCATAGCCGGCCTTATAACACCTTATATAGTCCTTAGATTAGGGAAGGTTAAGACAGTCACTTTTTTGCGACTCCTTTCAATTCCTTTTTTAATAGCCATCGCCCTGCTGCAAAACATTTATTTAGTTGCAGTAGCCGTTTTTGTAAGGAGTAGTTTAATGAATATGACCCACCCTGCAGAACTAGAATTTTCCATGGGTTTAGTTGGCAAAGATAATAGGGCTTTTTTAAGTGCACTTTTAAAAACAGTAGAAAGTGTAGGAAGGTCCTTTAGTGTATTGGCAGGTGGTTATATTATGGCAAATTTAGGTTATTCCCTTCCTTATTATATCACTTGTCTTCTGTATTTTATCGCAGTAATCCTCTTTTACAATTGGTTTAGTTCCGTAGAAAAGAATAAAATTAGCACAAAATTAACATTAAACAATTGACAAAAGTTAAATTAATTAGTAAAATAATATTAAAAGAAATACCCCTAAGGGGTATAGGAGGGAAAATATGATTTACGATACTATAATAATTGGTGCAGGTCCCGCAGGTTTAGCTGCCGCTTTATATGCCGCTAGGGCAGAACTAAAAACCCTCTTAATAGACAAACAAGGTCCAGGGGGGCAAGCTGCAACTACTCATCTTGTAGAAAACTATCCTGGAGTCCAATCTATTACAGGACCGGACCTAGCATCTAATATGTTTGCCCAAGTTATGGAATTAGGGGTTGAGCTAGTTGTAGAAGAAATACAAAATATCTCTTTAGATGGAAAAATCAAAGAGATAGTAACAGACGGTGGAGAATATAAAGGTAAAACTGTGATAATCGCAACAGGAGTTGAACCTAGAAAGTTAGGAGTTGCAGGGGAAATGACCTTTAGAGGACGGGGTGTATCCTATTGCGCTACCTGTGACGGGGCCTTTTACAAAGGCAAAAAAGTAGCTGTGATAGGAGGCGGAGACTCGGCGGTAGAAGAAGGAAATTTCCTTACAAGATTTGTAGATAAGTTATACATAATTCATCGCCGTTCTGAACTTCGGGCTACCAAAGTAATACAAAAGCGAGCCTTTGATAATCCAAAAATAGAGTTTATTTTAAACTCCGTAGTCAAGGAAATTAAAGGGGATAAAAAGGTAGAAGAGATTTTAATAGAAAATGTCGAAACTGGAGAAAAAACAAATCTAAAAGTAGATGGTGTCTTTATTTATGTAGGAAATAACCCCAATACAGAATTTTTAAAAGGTCAAATAAATGTCGATGAATTAGGATATATTATAACAAATGAAGATATGGAAACTAATGTTCCAGGGGTATATGCTGCAGGAGATGTGAGGGTTAAATCTTTAAGACAAATTGTTACCGCTGCTGCTGATGGTGCTATTGCAGCAGTTAAAGCGGAAAAATATATTGAAACATTTAAATAGGAGGATTGATATTATGTCAAAAGCTTTAGAAATAACCAGATTTAATTTTAATCAAGAGGTTTTAGAAAGTGAAATTCCAGTATTAGTTGATTTTTGGGCTCCTTGGTGTGGTCCTTGTAAAATGTTATCACCTATTATAGACCAATTAGTTGATGAGTACCAAGGTAAAGTAAAAATTGTTAAGGTTAATGTCGATGAAAACCCTGATTTAGCAGGGGCATATGGAATTATGAGTATCCCCACATTAATACTTTTCAAAAATGGCGAAGAAGTGGAAACTATTTCTGGTTTTATGCCTAAAAACAAATTGGTAGAAAAAATAAATTCTAAATTATAATAATTGTAAAGGGATTATAGAATCTGAAATTACCAAAAGGTAATTTCAGATTTTTTTTTGACACTTTTTATTAAAAAGTAAAGTCTAACATTACAAAAGCAATAGTCTAATTTTTAAAGGAAATAATATCTATAGGATTATTAAGTTACTGAGGAGTGGTGATATGAAAATTAAATTTGTGGTAGATAGTACTTGTGATGTTCCTAAAGAATTAGTGGAAAAATACAATATAGCTGTTGTACCTTTGACCGTCCAATGGATGGGTGAAACCTTTAGAGATGGTGTAGATATGACAAGTGATGAGTTTTATGACAAGTTAGTTAAAGTCGATGATCATCCTAAAACTTCCCAACCCCCAGTAGGTGAGTTTTATGAAGTGTATAAAAGGGCCTTAGAAGAGGGTTATGAAAAAATAATTTCTATACACATTACTTCAGGATTTAGTGGAACCTGTCAATCTGCTGAGACGGCGGCGGAGATGGTGGAAAGGGATAAAGTAGAAATTATAGATTCTAAATCAGCATGTATGGGTGCCGGGTGGCTAGTTATTAAAGGTATTGAAGCTATGGAAAAAGGGTTGGATTTTTCTGGAATAATTGCAGAAATTAAAAAGGCAATAGAAACAACTAGGGTGGTAATTTACCTTGATACCTTAGAATATGCCATAAGGGGTGGAAGGATTAGCAAGTTAAAGGGAATTGTAGGTTCCCTTTTAAATGTCAAACCAGTAATTTATTTTGAAGATGGAATGGTTAAAGAATACACAAAATCACGGGGTAAAAATAAAGCTATTGAATCCTTTATCGATGCCTTTGAAAAACTCTTTGGTGTAGATCAAAATAAACCTATTAGAATTGCTTTAGCCTACGGGACAGATAAAGAATACGCCCAGGAAGTATTAGAGAAATTAAAGGAAAAATATAATGTTCAACAAGGTTATATTTTCCAAACAGGTATAGCCATTGCTGTCCATGGAGGACCTAATTTATTGGCAGCCTGTGGAACTTGGTAAAATATAAAAAAATTAGAAAAACAAGGGTTTTTAAATCCTTGTTTTTTCTCTTGACAGATAAAAGAAAAAAGTTTAATATTATCTATGTACCCTAAAGGGGTATAGGGTAAAAATTTTAAAAAGGAGGTAAATTCATGATACAGAATATAAGAAAAATATCACAATTATTTGGAGTAATTTTTACCTTAGTACTTTTAGCTGCAGGGATTTGGTATTTTAATTTTATCCTAGTAGCTTCAGGATTATTACTTTCCATATTTATGGGTAGGTATTTTTGTGGATGGTTTTGTCCTATGGGAACCTTTGCAGAAAGGGTATTAGTGAAAATTTCTAAAAACAGGCCACCCCATAAAATATTTAGTAGTAAATGGTTTCAGTATGCCTTTGTAGTAGTATTTTTTAGTGCTATTTTCATCGCTAGAAAAAATTTTGCTTCCCTTTATGTAGTCCTAGGGATGATGTTTTCTGTAGGAATAATGGCTACATTGTTAGCTATCTTTTACCAGCCAAGAACCTGGTGTGGCTCCCTCTGCCCCTGGGGAACCGTTATGACTACAGTAAGTTTTAATAGGAGATTTAAACTAGAGATTGGAGAAGATTGCAAAAATTGTCGAGTGTGTACAAAGGTATGTAATGTTCCACAACAATTACATCAAAGCTTAGATGAAAGAAAGGAAAAATCAGGTAAAGTTTATATTGGAGATCGCTGTATAAACTGTTTAGCTTGTGTAGAAAAATGTCCAACAAAACAAATTAAAATAAAAGAATGACCAGCAAAAAACTGGTCATTCTTTTATTTTAGCTATACCCTTATTAGTTTGAAATAGCCATTTCCAAAGATTCCTTTTACATAATCGATTTTAGTATTGGCGAAATAGGGAGCTTGTTTTTTACTTACTACAAAGTTTATGTCATCATAAGTAGTAATTTGGTCATCTTCATTAATTGACTCTACCAGAGTCAAATTCAATTGGGGACCACCTCAACCTAAAGTCATGTAAGCTCTTACATAATACCTTTGAAAATCGATGTCTTGTTTTTTCAAATAATCTACAGCAGCTTGAGTAATTTGTAACATTCTTATCACCTCAATTTAAAAATTTAATATACACTTATACGGGGTATAGGTATATTATACCAACATAAATTACAAAGTTCAAGATATTTATTTAAAAAGAAAAATCTTAGGAAATAGTTTAATATTTTAGTGGAAAGGAAAACCTATATATAAACTAACATTTAGATAGAGGTGAACTTAGTTGAAATATAAAGTTATCATAGTTTTATTAACAATTTTTCTATTTTCTTTTACAAGTTTCCTTTTTGCAGAAAGTGAATTAGAAGATGGCAGTTATTATACTTTATATGATGAGAATAACAATGTCTTATTAAGGACTGCAATAGTTATCCATGTTGGAGATAAATTTATCGATCATAACAACATTCATTATGAAGTATATAAAGTAGATTCTCAGAATTATAAAGCATGGGCAAAAAAAATAGATCCCGATGAAGTGACTATCCATACCTTTAGTAATTTTGCCCAA
This window harbors:
- the trxA gene encoding thioredoxin; this translates as MSKALEITRFNFNQEVLESEIPVLVDFWAPWCGPCKMLSPIIDQLVDEYQGKVKIVKVNVDENPDLAGAYGIMSIPTLILFKNGEEVETISGFMPKNKLVEKINSKL
- the trxB gene encoding thioredoxin-disulfide reductase; translation: MIYDTIIIGAGPAGLAAALYAARAELKTLLIDKQGPGGQAATTHLVENYPGVQSITGPDLASNMFAQVMELGVELVVEEIQNISLDGKIKEIVTDGGEYKGKTVIIATGVEPRKLGVAGEMTFRGRGVSYCATCDGAFYKGKKVAVIGGGDSAVEEGNFLTRFVDKLYIIHRRSELRATKVIQKRAFDNPKIEFILNSVVKEIKGDKKVEEILIENVETGEKTNLKVDGVFIYVGNNPNTEFLKGQINVDELGYIITNEDMETNVPGVYAAGDVRVKSLRQIVTAAADGAIAAVKAEKYIETFK
- a CDS encoding 4Fe-4S binding protein; its protein translation is MIQNIRKISQLFGVIFTLVLLAAGIWYFNFILVASGLLLSIFMGRYFCGWFCPMGTFAERVLVKISKNRPPHKIFSSKWFQYAFVVVFFSAIFIARKNFASLYVVLGMMFSVGIMATLLAIFYQPRTWCGSLCPWGTVMTTVSFNRRFKLEIGEDCKNCRVCTKVCNVPQQLHQSLDERKEKSGKVYIGDRCINCLACVEKCPTKQIKIKE
- a CDS encoding MFS transporter; amino-acid sequence: MSESYLSMIKKMSPNLRCYFFASFFAYLGLGAGNVLVNLFLMEKGYGENVVGIFLAIKLFTTGILALPSGIICNKMGYKWSLKKGLFFIGIGILLLTYFDGLVAVYLSSFLWGLGLSVFAVSAPPFIQDNAEMKYRQQAFSINFSVMMFSNMMGNYISGKMAEILPFEILKNYRVTLTIFALSTFIGIIFLINIKEKVKGEKSFNFKNHLIGITSLVKKDNNIVRLLICHGIIGMGAGLIVPLLNVFLKNNVGATTSQIGTIMSISQTTTAIAGLITPYIVLRLGKVKTVTFLRLLSIPFLIAIALLQNIYLVAVAVFVRSSLMNMTHPAELEFSMGLVGKDNRAFLSALLKTVESVGRSFSVLAGGYIMANLGYSLPYYITCLLYFIAVILFYNWFSSVEKNKISTKLTLNN
- a CDS encoding DegV family protein — protein: MKIKFVVDSTCDVPKELVEKYNIAVVPLTVQWMGETFRDGVDMTSDEFYDKLVKVDDHPKTSQPPVGEFYEVYKRALEEGYEKIISIHITSGFSGTCQSAETAAEMVERDKVEIIDSKSACMGAGWLVIKGIEAMEKGLDFSGIIAEIKKAIETTRVVIYLDTLEYAIRGGRISKLKGIVGSLLNVKPVIYFEDGMVKEYTKSRGKNKAIESFIDAFEKLFGVDQNKPIRIALAYGTDKEYAQEVLEKLKEKYNVQQGYIFQTGIAIAVHGGPNLLAACGTW